TGGAGTTAAATATGCTTGGCTCTTGTAAAAAGGTTTGTCTTCTTATTTGCATTAGTAAAAGTTTAAAGTCAAACTAAAGTTATTTCAGGTCTCGTTTGTTTAATTGATGTACCTACTTGATGTAGGTTACTGTTTCCAAAGATGAAACAGTTGTGCTTGATGGTGCTGGTGATAAAAAGTCAATTGAAGAACGATGTTTACAGATTCGATCAGCTATGGAGTCTAGTACGTCTGATTATGACAGGGAGAAGTTGCAAGAAAGATTAGCAAAACTTTCGGGTGGTGTTGCTGTACTCAAGGTATTGTAGCTACtttttttattgttgttaaaggtggTCAGATGGGTGGGGCGATGGGTCAAATCGGGTTTTGATTTAGACGTGTCATTTTTAGTGTGGGTCAATATGGGCCCTCAGCTGTGTCAGGTTGACTTTCGCTCCTATTTTTTTATACGTCACTGCATTTATGATGTGAATACTACTATACTAATAATTAAGGTTGtagaagtcgcgagtcggggacgagtTGGTTGAGTTGGGCGTTGACAAAAGTTGACTTTTcgtaataaataaattaaacatatatattactcataaatatatgaatatttcaaACATAGATATATGGCACAAAAATTTaattctaaaaatattaaagttttgACCTAACTTTGACTTTGATGGACACAAACCCGACTCAGATGACTTGGCACGACTTTGATCCGTCTTTTTAGCGTTGACCgactttttaggtgtttttgggtgAGTTGGGACGGTCTTGTCTCCAAACCAACACGTCGGCCGACGTTTAAAACAGTGCTAATAAAAATATGTTTTCATTGAATAATAACGAGTTACGGTTGTTGTGTGCATTAATATAGACTTTGGGCGACTTTCAACCCTGCTTTTCATATAACCAATCACCCTTCTAGTTTTAGCACAACCTAAATAGACACATTCATAAATGGAATCGAAGTAACGTCTAATTTAAGTTTGTAAGCTTACAAGATTTTAATAATAACGAGACTGTTAATAATTGAAGATTGGGGGCGCTAGTGACACGGAAGTCGGTGAAAAGAAAGATAGAGTTACAGATGCTTTAAACGCTACAAAGGCAGCTGTAGAAGAAGGAATTGTACCAGGTAAAAAAGTTAGTTATTGTATTTGTGCCCTAATTTAGCAAACACGCTATgatatttatagaaaaataaaaaaaaaaaattataaaatgcaGGTGGTGGTGTTGCTCTTCTTTATGCATCAAAGGAATTGGACAAGTTGGAAACAGCCAATTTCGATCAAAAAATAGGTGTTCAAATCATTAAAAATGCCCTTAAGGTTAGCCCATGAATTATGCAAATTTACATGCACCAACTAAACTCCTTTAATGTATTGAACAAAGAAATAAAAATTTGTAATCGAAATAATTGTAGATGCCGGTGCATACAATTGCTACAAACGCTGGAGTCGAGGGTTCAGTTGTAGTTGGCAAGCTTTTAGAACAGGATGACACTGATCTTGGATACGATGCAgccaaaggtatatatatataccaattataTATACTTAAGCAGATGGTGAATTGCTATTAACACTCTAAATATGTACTGAAATGATGAAGTTCGAATATTATACTTGTAGGTGAATATGTTGATATGGTAAAAAGTGGAATCATTGACCCATTGAAAGTGATAAGGACCGCATTGGTTGATGCAGCAAGGTTAGTTGTATTACTAGTTTTAAGTTGTGGTATGGTTATGGCCAAAAGGCAAGATATGGTAGGTTAATGGCAAGGTTTAAAAATTCGCTTGGTGGGGACGGGCGGGACCTTATAGGGAGTACTCGACCGAGATGAACTTTTTTACACTTAAATAATAAATGTCACAATTGTGTGTAAAATAGGATAGAAACACAAACATAATCTAGTTCGATTGTTCAATTACTGTAAACATAACTGTAAATACTTGCTCAACTGTAATTTTAAACTATAGTAAAATGCTGACTAAGTTTTTGACTTTTATAACTTTTGACCACTGAGTCTGGCTAAATTTGACCGACTTCTTTGCCTGAGTCGGGCTGATTCGCCACGGTGTACATCTGAGTCCTGATTAGTCCCTGAGTACTTGGCTGactatttacagtttacacccctggtttgggtcaaaatgggttgacttaagTTTGACAAGCAACAATCTTTTAACattcttttatataattaatgttttaCTTATGTTTACATGTACTAAAGATTTTAAGTAATTTTATATAACTTATTAATTGAAACAACTTATAGAAATTTGTATGTAAGTTGCACTCTGCTCAATTTTGACCTGTTTAACGTGTTCAATTCATTTAATTGGTTTGTTTTTGGTTAAATGGTTGATTGTTTGTAGTAGTCCTTCTACTCAAACCTAACTCCATTTTACATTTGAACATGCAGTGTCTCATCATTGATGACAACAACTGAAGCTATTGTAGTTGAACAACCCAAGCCCGCTAGTGAAGTAGCTGGTGGTGGTGGCATGGGCGGAATGGGCGGCATGGGTGGTTATGGCGGCATGGAATATTGATCCCAGATGAAGTACTGAAATGTATTCATACATTTTAGTAACTAAAAAATAACAATTCACCTGATTAGAAGAATGGGTAAAATATAAGGATATAAAATGTGTTAGATTGTCGGATGTTTGGTTCAAAGCTCTGTTAAGGTAGTAGAGATTGATATGGCATTTGGCTTTTGTTAGCAACAATGTACCTTATCTATTGGTAAGTTTTGGAATTATTCATCCTCATTTTTAACCTTGTTTTTTATGATGTTGCAATACGTGTTTGAAATTGTCTAAATTGTTGTCGTTAGAGTTACAATTTCGACGAGTATTATAGTAAATGAGGATGGTTGAAATGATACGTTGAAAGATGCACAAAGTGGATTCACACTTTAAAACTTACAAGTGTTCATAAATTGTTTGTTGTAGACTTGTATGTGATATTGTCAATGTTTATATGTAACGCATTAATTATAATTATTCATCACCTCAAAATGATGAGACAAAAACATGTTTGCTAGTACTAGCTTCAAGTACTGTTTACTAGTTGGATCATCTTTCCATTTATGGTTAATAGTTTAATTTAATGCCAAGCCAAAAAGCCATATTGAATATTAAGAGTGCATTTGATTGCCTCTTAATCAAATGATTCAACGATGGATACATAATGATTTAGTATTCAGCGTCTGCAAATGTCTGGTGCTGTAAATGACAGACAAATGGTTATAGATATTAACCATTAATCACCTTTATTTTTTTTAAGAACCTCATTAAATTATTCAAAGAATTATATTCTTTTATTTGTTCATTTAAGAGGTTAATATTTTTTATACATCATTTAGGATGTTCATTCAGAATTATTATCAAACGGGTTATAATAAAAATGAGATTCATTTACAATCTTCAAATCATTAAGATCAAACGCACCTTAAACCATCTAACAAAAACGAGAACTCTAACACTGATAGCAGGTAAGTAATTTATTACTAAATGTAGCACAAAACATCAATTTGAACATTACAGGGACAAAAGATCACACAATCTGAGCAAATTGATCTATAATTACTTCCTACAGTATATCATAAAAGAACCTACTAGTCTTACTTTCCCTTTCGCCGCTTTTGCATCGCGCTGCAATCGCTGCAAAACCATTTCCCTTTCGGCTGCTCTTTTAAACCAACACACCCATAATGAAACCATTCAATCTTGCACTGTCGAAAAACAAATGATCAGCTCATTGGTGATTGTTAGCAATCTAGAAAGAAAAAATTACTAAAAACTGGATGTGCAGATATCAGCCTATTATAACTCACCTTGGTGTTGTATGTCCACCAGGTAAAATTGAATAactaagtattatcaatataaaattgattttttttattattattatatatatttgtaccaTGCAAACAACTTAAAGGGAAACAAATCAAATGGGTCAAAGTACCCCAACTGCATTAGTATTATCAATTTAAAATTGAAATTCACCATCATATTTGTTTCAGGCAAACTTTTTCTTTCCAAAAAACCTGACATGTTTTATTGGTAACCAAACCCGCCCATTTTGTCATCtttaataaaaacttacatcaggATTGTCGCATGCTACCATTTCACCATAGCTCACTTGGTTGCAGAGACAGTATGTCGGTTCATTTGGATCGACAGGCAGGTCCAGGTCCATAGCAGCTGGGTTTGGGGCTGCTGTTGTGGCTGTAGCAGCAAGACGTGACCTGgatcataaaataaaaattaaaaaaaaaaagtaacaaatttttctCATTAAAGTTTACTGACCAAATTTAACACTAGTAGTTCAAGCAAACACAAATTCAATTAGCCaagataattttttttcttttgaaaAGCCAGGCATTCTTTCATTAAACTGAAAAAGATAATTACTTTTTTCTCCCTGCTCTTCCAACTTCCTTTACAGGTTTCGCACTGCCATCAGGATTCAAAGCAGGTGATCCAGCTGCAGCAGCAATATCCttttctgcaaaaaaaaaaaaaaagaaaaaaaaaaactaggTTGAATTCGACAGTGTAATATCAAATGGGCCGATTCAATAAAATTAACTAAAAGGAATAGGTAAAATGGTCAAACATGTTAAAAGTCACCCAAAACCACTTTTAATGTATACAACCTCCCACATCACTTTTATTCAAAGATCTAgactaatatatatttaaaatattgttTTGCATACTTAACTAACACATTCACATATTTATAACTGAAAAAATGGACATAAAAGTGTTTGCAGATCTACCCAACTCATTTGGCCCATTTCCACCCATACTACACAATGACCCAATACGACCTTTTACCCGACCCACCCATCTTGCCACTTCTACAGTCTACACCACACATAAACAGGAGCATTAAGTATATGTGCATAGAAGGAAGTATTTATCTACCTCGCCGTTGCTCTTCTAATTTTTTAAGATACTGATCAAGTTGTTGAATATGAGCATCCACCTAAAGAAACAACATTTTGTTAACAGTTAAACTCAATTTATAATAGACAAAACAGTCTCGCAACAAATGCTATAACTGTACTTTTATATCACACAGTATTCCAGAATCTTGATTTAATAACATATAACACAACTATATAACAAAAAAGTGAATCGAGAATGGTACCAAATCATATGCTTGAACAGCGAGAGCAACCTTCTCGTCAGCAATTCTAACCGCGTGTTTTTGCTCATCCTCTACCTCGTCTGAATATTTGCTAAGTGAAGTACCCGGTGCAACGTTACCAGACTTAACTCCCTCTTTATAATCCTCAATTTCCTGTAGGCAATGCATTTCATTTTGCCTTTGAATATCTGCATATATTGTCAACCCTTATAAGTACGTATATATTACTGTAATTCTGTATATCCCATGCCAAAACAtcaaatatacaatatatatacatacacacacacgtaATAAAGTATACCCTGCAAACTTTTATCCAAGTCACGTAATAACGCGTACTTCCTCTGTAAAATGTTTGGCAGTGGCTCCAAACCTACATGATAATCAATCAATGATGTTATAATATAATCTTACTATAAAATAATTTACCTTTACGCAGAACTAGCAAAAACAGATCAATGTTTTAATCCTACTGTTTTGTTTACTTTTACTGTAATAACTGAGAATTCAGTTTCTATCCAGTTGAAATCGAAAATTcacaaaattaaaataaaaaaatataacgcaGGCCCAGTGAAAGTGCCTGGTCCTGAATTGAAATACATAGTCGGATTTTGACAACCCACCAGATTAAAGTCCCTGATTTTACTCGTGGATTAAAGCCCTAAAAATTGAAATTTAGGGTTAGGGTAGATTTTAGGGTTTTCTTTTTTGGCTCGTATTGTAAATTGATAACAAGGGGTCGAATTATTGCTGAAAAGATACGATTTTTAATATGGGATCATGAAGAAACGGTAAAGATAGAAGCTTACTAGCTTGAAAGTCTTCGAGAAATGACATCTTTGCGAAGAGGATGAAAAATTTGGGGAAATTAATGAGTCGTTGGCCGTTGAAACCCCGCCTAATTTTTAATCGTGTTTCGTGAGCCCTTAAAAAACGCTCACGCGAACAACAATTTGATGCTGATTAGTCgccttttaattttatttttattatttttaagttTAAAATAAAACTAACGAATGACGAATGAAGGGATTATACAAAATGATAGAAAGAAATGTAATATAACTCTTATGTATTCTTGAGTTAAAATGATAGTAACGGAAAGGAAAGGAAAAATATTCATGTCTTACATCTATTTTTTCTTACTCTGCATACTTCGTATTGAACCGTCCAATTTTTTATCCATAGCAACATGCTTTTGATGTGTTGGAGCTCAAGATATTTGTAGGTGTCTAGCTTTATACTGAGTATGTATACATTCATTTAATCCATATTATTTAAATACGGATGTTTACAAGAGTACAATATATGTTTAGTTAACTTGCTAAAAGATGCGACTTTCAAGATTTTTAGATTTCAAGATTTTAAAAATATAGTGAGTCATGTGAAACTGTAAAATAAATTACGTGGGTTGTATGTGCAACAACAGTGGGATGTATATAATGTTTTCCTTCTCAATCCGCCCAAATATGGACGGAAatcattcattaataaaaagtctATCGTAATCCACTCTTCTCCACTACTCTCCATTCCTTTCCTTCCTTAAAAATAACTCGAGAATCGCCTTTTATTAGTTTTCCTCTGAAATCCTTTCCTTTCTACTGTAAAAAAAACTCGAGAATGCAGCCTTATAGGATTTTTCCAATATATGCATAAATGTATTTATTGCATATAGGGGTgaatttcttcttttcttttcccGACGATCAGATTGGCCGTTCTCGTGAGTCGTGTTTGTTATAAAAAGTTGGCCAGGAACCATGATGGTCGTCGACTTTGTTTTTCGTGTCGGCCTTTGCTTCCCCTGCGTCCTCTCCGGCTCCATCTGTCGCTGGAATCTGGCCGGAGTTTCTCCTACGAGCACCAGTTGGGCGACGTTCTCTTGTCTGACAGTGATTCTTTGGTTTTCTTAGTGGCTTTGGATGAGTTTGTTGTCTCGCCGGCTTTGTGTTTCTTTGTCGGAGTTTTGGATCTCTGGCACCGGTTTGTTTTTTGGTTCAGGCGAcaagttattatttttaattattttattaaagttattacaaataatatttttttaataaaaacatatatattttta
This genomic stretch from Rutidosis leptorrhynchoides isolate AG116_Rl617_1_P2 chromosome 11, CSIRO_AGI_Rlap_v1, whole genome shotgun sequence harbors:
- the LOC139877339 gene encoding PHD finger protein ING1-like, translating into MSFLEDFQASLEPLPNILQRKYALLRDLDKSLQDIQRQNEMHCLQEIEDYKEGVKSGNVAPGTSLSKYSDEVEDEQKHAVRIADEKVALAVQAYDLVDAHIQQLDQYLKKLEEQRREKDIAAAAGSPALNPDGSAKPVKEVGRAGRKKSRLAATATTAAPNPAAMDLDLPVDPNEPTYCLCNQVSYGEMVACDNPDCKIEWFHYGCVGLKEQPKGKWFCSDCSAMQKRRKGK